Proteins encoded in a region of the Cheilinus undulatus linkage group 8, ASM1832078v1, whole genome shotgun sequence genome:
- the LOC121513585 gene encoding acidic leucine-rich nuclear phosphoprotein 32 family member E-like codes for MEMKKRVSLELRNRNPAEVVEMVVDNCQSADGEVEGLTEEYTELEILSMVNVGLSSLSKLPSLPKLRKLEVSDNIITGGLDKLAEKCPNLTYLNLSGNKIKELSSIEVLQNLKNLKSLDLYSCEVSTLDDYRESVFELLPQITYLDGYDQEDNEVPDSEVDNDDDEAGPHGDEDDDEDEEDEDDEDGSEGEEEVGLSYLMKEGIQDEEDDGDYVEEEEEDEEEEDDEDGDVDVRGEKRKRDAEDEGDDDDDE; via the exons ATGGAGATGAAGAAGAGAGTCAGCCTGGAGCTCAGGAACAGAAACCCCGCTGAG GTGGTGGAGATGGTGGTGGATAACTGCCAGTCAGCTGATGGCGAGGTGGAGGGTCTGACGGAGGAGTACACGGAGCTGGAGATCCTCAGCATGGTGAACGTCGGCCTCAGCTCGCTCTCCAAACTGCCCTCACTGCCAAAACTACGCAAG CTGGAGGTCAGTGATAACATCATCACTGGCGGTCTTGACAAGCTGGCAGAGAAATGTCCAAACCTGACGTACCTAAACCTGAGCGGGAACAAAATCAAAGAGCTGAGCAGCATCGAGGTTCTG caaaaCTTAAAGAACCTGAAGAGTTTGGACCTGTACAGCTGTGAGGTTTCCACGCTGGACGACTACAGGGAGAGCGTCTTTGAGCTGCTCCCTCAGATCACGTATCTGGACGGATACGACCAGGAGGACAACGAGGTGCCTGACTCTGAGGTCGACAACG ATGACGATGAAGCCGGTCCCCATGGAGAcgaggatgatgatgaggatgaagaggatgaggatgatgaggacGGCTCTGAGGGCGAGGAGGAGGTTGGTCTGTCCTACCTGATGAAGGAGGGGATCCAG GATGAGGAAGACGACGGAGACTacgtggaggaagaggaggaggatgaagaagaggaggatgatgaagatggag ATGTGGACGTTCGAggggagaagaggaagagagacgcAGAGGACGAAGGTGACGACGATGATGATGAATGA
- the smad10b gene encoding mothers against decapentaplegic homolog 4 isoform X3, translating into MQDCLQIDLPPHTDPYNPPCPVGMFPSMPLSPPAGGATGCSRAGEGAAGGVSREGPGLLQIALPQNHGGHASPPHPNPPHTPQPPHPPTSTTPHPLSPEYSSPPRNASWPGSSPAPYSPAGPHQSGRSHQHHSLHHHQHHHAPNTHFWSQHHSTAPYPQPVSNHPGPEFWCSISYFELDVQVGEMFKVQSSCPQVTVDGYVDPSGGDRFCLGQLSNVHRTATSHRARLHIGRGVLLECRGDGDVWMRCLSDHSVFVQSFYLDREAGRAPGDGVHKIYPGAHIKVFDLRQCHRQMQQQAAAAQAAVVTQAAAVVGAIPGPNSVGGIAPAVSVSSPAGLGVDDLRRLCIIRLSFVKGWGCDYPRQSIKDTPCWLEVHLHRALQLLDQVLHTLPLREHAL; encoded by the exons CAGGGGGCGCCACCGGCTGCAGCAGAGCAGGTGAAGGGGCAGCAGGCGGAGTCAGCCGAGAGGGACCCGGCTTACTCCAGATTGCCCTGCCTCAGAACCACGGTGGCCACGCCTCTCCACCTCATCCAAACCCGCCTCACACCCCCCAGCCTCCTCACCCTCCAACATCCACCACTCCTCATCCACTGAGCCCCGAGTACAGCAGTCCCCCCAGGAATG CCTCCTGGCCCGGTAGCAGCCCGGCCCCCTACAGCCCTGCAGGGCCTCATCAAAGTGGAAGGAGCCACCAGCATCATTCCTTACATCATCACCAGCATCACCACGCCCCCAACACGCACTTCT GGTCGCAGCATCACAGCACGGCGCCGTACCCACAGCCCGTGTCCAACCACCCAG GTCCTGAGTTCTGGTGCTCCATCTCGTACTTTGAGCTGGACGTTCAGGTCGGAGAGATGTTTAAGGTGCAGTCCAGCTGCCCGCAGGTCACCGTGGACGGATACGTGGATCCCTCAGGAGGAGACCGGTTCTGTTTAGGACAGCTGAGTAATGTCCATCGTACAGCTACGAGCCACCGTGCCAG GCTGCACATCGGTCGGGGGGTTCTGCTGGAGTGTCGGGGTGACGGGGACGTCTGGATGCGATGTCTTAGTGACCACTCCGTGTTTGTGCAGAGTTTCTACCTGGACCGTGAGGCGGGTCGAGCCCCAGGAGATGGAGTTCATAAGATCTACCCCGGCGCGCACATCAAG gtGTTCGACCTTCGTCAGTGTCACAGACAGATGCAGCAGCAGGCGGCGGCTGCTCAGGCGGCCGTGGTGACTCAGGCAGCGGCGGTTGTCGGTGCGATTCCTGGGCCGAACAGCGTGGGTGGGATCGCCCCAGCTGTCA GTGTTAGTTCGCCAGCGGGTCTTGGCGTGGACGATCTGCGAAGGTTATGCATCATCCGTCTGAGCTTTGTTAAGGGGTGGGGCTGTGATTACCCTCGTCAGAGCATCAAGGACACCCCCTGCTGGCTGGAGGTCCACCTGCATCGGGCGCTGCAGCTGCTGGACCAGGTGCTGCACACGCTGCCGCTGCGGGAACACGCGCTCTGA